The nucleotide window AAACTTTTAATTGGTTAAGTTTTTTGGATATGTCGTTAAACCAATCAATCGGTGGTACTCCAGCTGGAGACATTCCTGCAAATGAGAGTCCCATAAGTCAGCATTCACCAATGGGCAGAGTGACATTTTTGAAGTTGAAGACACAGGCCATGTATAAGCGCCTTGAATGCATAAGTGCTGATATGGACTCGGAGCGGTTGCAAAGCATGGACGAATATGCTTTAGCGGCAATAATTGATTCAGTTAACGAACTGAAATCGAATTTCTTGGCTGCACACGCAAGCTTGGAGGAGCATGACTTTGAATCTATTGGAAGTGATTTACTTACACAATTTGATACGAATTTGGTTCAGTTGAAAGCTACCCTACAACGTGAAATTGGAAAGCGTAGCGCTTCTCAACATTGTTCCACATTCAAAATGAACAGCAATGAATTCCAGCCTATTATAGTGAATACTAATCGTTCTCGTTTGCCTCAATTAACGTTGCCGAAATTCAGTGGATGTTATATAGAGTGGACTAATTTCTATTCGATGTTCACATCAGTCATCGCTAAGGACAGCGACCTAAGCGATGTGGACAAATTGCAACATTTGCGTTCCTGCTTGAGTGGTGCTGCTCTTGACACCATACGATCGTTGGAAATAAATGAGGCTAATTATAAAATCGCATTAGATCTTCTCATTAAACGATTTGATAATAAACGTCTTATTTTTCAGGCACATATCAGGGAGATTTTCGGGATGGACAAAGCAGATGGTACTGTCAGCAAGCTGCGAGCGTTGTCGGACAAGGTCAATTCGCATATATGTGCGTTGCAGTCACTTGGCTCCAAAGAGCAAATAGCGGACTGCATAGTGGTACAGTTTTTAACTCAAAAGTTGGACAAAGTAACTCAAGCAAAATGGGAAGAAAGTTGGTCAATAAACGAGTTACCATCGTGGGAATCATTAGCTGCATTTTTAGAACATCGATGTTGTACCCTCGAGAACGTAGAGCATGCATTACAAACACAAGCTGAAACATTTGGTAAAACTGGAAAAACACATCAAAGAAAATCCTTTGTTGCTTCAAATAGCTTACTGGGTGTTTGCGCATTTTGTGGAAATGCTGAACATTTGATTTATAGTTGCCAACGGTTTTTAAATCTTTCGCCTAATATTCGTCAGAAAGAAGTTAAGAAACTTTTACTATGTCTAAACTGTTTAAAGAAAGGCCATCAGATGCGAGACTGCAAATCTAGTAATTGTCGAAAATGTCATTCAAAGCATCACACGCTTTTACATTTTAATCGTTTACCATCAGCTAATAGTAACGATTTACCATTAATATCGAACTCTGTCCAAGCTAATGCCATGACTGCAACGCTGCCAACGCAGCCTGACATCTCTGCTTCCCGATCTCCACCTGATGTTGTGCTTTTAGCTACTGCTATCGTTTTAGTAAAGAATCGTGCCGGAACTTTCGTACCTTGTCGCTCACTTTTGGACTCTGGCTCACAAATTCACTTCGTCACAAGTCGCTTCGCAAACCAACTTCAACTGCCTAAATCTAAATCCTTCGCTTCAGTTTCTGGAATTGGAGATGCCAATTTTCCAACAGACGGATGCTCAGTTAATCTCGTACTAAAGTCGCGGACTTCAGATTACTCAACAAACATTACTGCTCTTGTCGCTCAAACGATTACTGATAATCAACCGGGAACTTCAGTCATGACCGATGGTTGGAATGTTCCTTCGAATATCCAACTAGCCGATCCTGCCTTCAACATACCACAACGCATCGATATGCTCATCGGAGCAGGACTTTTCTTCGAACTCATTTGTGTGGGGCAGATAAAGTTGGCACCTGGATTGCCCATTCTTCAAAAAACTCGACTGGGATGGGTTTTATCTGGTGGTTGGCAGCAAACTCCTCAACTATCTACATTTATTGTAAGCCAGAGATCTTCTAGTGGAATTGATAACGATATGCAGGTAGACAAATTAGTTCGCCATTTTTGGGAAATCGAACATATTCATGAACCAATTACCAAAACTTCTAAAGAAGACCTCGAGTgtgaaaaacatttcaaaaataattattcacgCTTACCTTCGGGCGAGTATTCGGTTCGCTTACCCATTAAGTGCAGCTTGGACTCACTTGGAGATTCATATTTAGCTGCTAAACGCAGATTCGAGAATATAGAACGCAAACTTAGTAGAAATTCTAATTTGAAGGCGAAATATAGCTCATTCATGAAGAAATATGAGCACCTTGGTCATATGTCATTAGTTTCTGAAGGAATGATTTCCAAGTGCAAGTACTTTCTACCTCATCATTGCGTTATTAAGGACGATAGTACGTCGACGAAGTTGCGAGTTGTTTTTGACGGTTCTGCGGCTACAACTTCAGGGTTATCACTAAATGACATACTCATGACTGGTCCTACTATTCAACCCAAACTTTTCAACATTCTCGTTCGTTTTCGTACCTTTCCAATTGCACTTACTGGGGACATTTGCAAGATGTA belongs to Bactrocera dorsalis isolate Fly_Bdor chromosome 1, ASM2337382v1, whole genome shotgun sequence and includes:
- the LOC125777584 gene encoding uncharacterized protein LOC125777584, which produces MSLNQSIGGTPAGDIPANESPISQHSPMGRVTFLKLKTQAMYKRLECISADMDSERLQSMDEYALAAIIDSVNELKSNFLAAHASLEEHDFESIGSDLLTQFDTNLVQLKATLQREIGKRSASQHCSTFKMNSNEFQPIIVNTNRSRLPQLTLPKFSGCYIEWTNFYSMFTSVIAKDSDLSDVDKLQHLRSCLSGAALDTIRSLEINEANYKIALDLLIKRFDNKRLIFQAHIREIFGMDKADGTVSKLRALSDKVNSHICALQSLGSKEQIADCIVVQFLTQKLDKVTQAKWEESWSINELPSWESLAAFLEHRCCTLENVEHALQTQAETFGKTGKTHQRKSFVASNSLLGVCAFCGNAEHLIYSCQRFLNLSPNIRQKEVKKLLLCLNCLKKGHQMRDCKSSNCRKCHSKHHTLLHFNRLPSANSNDLPLISNSVQANAMTATLPTQPDISASRSPPDVVLLATAIVLVKNRAGTFVPCRSLLDSGSQIHFVTSRFANQLQLPKSKSFASVSGIGDANFPTDGCSVNLVLKSRTSDYSTNITALVAQTITDNQPGTSVMTDGWNVPSNIQLADPAFNIPQRIDMLIGAGLFFELICVGQIKLAPGLPILQKTRLGWVLSGGWQQTPQLSTFIVSQRSSSGIDNDMQVDKLVRHFWEIEHIHEPITKTSKEDLECEKHFKNNYSRLPSGEYSVRLPIKCSLDSLGDSYLAAKRRFENIERKLSRNSNLKAKYSSFMKKYEHLGHMSLVSEGMISKCKYFLPHHCVIKDDSTSTKLRVVFDGSAATTSGLSLNDILMTGPTIQPKLFNILVRFRTFPIALTGDICKMYRCVRVTPPDNMLQCILWRDSPEEKLRIYKLDTVTYGTKPAAFLAIRTMHQLALDESSSYPLGSEIVLRDFYVDDLISGGSSVEEVQQIRQQTTNLLSKGRFQLRKWCSNNSDVLSEIPVADRESFLSFDESSDIIKTLGLVWNPSKNVFLFKYKPQQTSEKCSKRSVLSTIARFYDPLGLIGPTLTRAKILLQGMWRDKLDWDESLSLSMCTAWLAFCNDFIDLQHTSFPRYVLQPGATVQIHAFCDASLEAYGACVYVRSIKDNDIKVHLLCSKARVAPLKTLTVPKLELCAAALLAQLLSELRKMNIFDCSYYCWSDSSVVLSWLREEPSKFNVFVANRICAIQQLTEGMQWRYVPTSMNPADILSKGATPKELLRSRLWTYGPQFLENVESSWPQPCASHISLPETRQKVLHISSDRPDITFSFKYINSFGTMQRIFGYIYKFIKSKRSQLTTTDIHRGTQLLIRLVQRAQLWSEIVALKKNNFVHISSKIASLSPFLDDFGIIRVGGHIKNSSLDFEARHPMILPKDHPLTSSIITHFH